From a region of the Dictyostelium discoideum AX4 chromosome 2 chromosome, whole genome shotgun sequence genome:
- the rabX gene encoding Rab GTPase — translation MSKTNQNLTIDKVIDNNNNIYLLKLLMIGGDVCSKNGISMVEKFLKHDKNLIQVFDDYDSTDEYINFKMKLNEFSSIDTSNSINNGIIYSENNKNKNNNNNYNYNNNNYNNNNNNNNNNNNNNNNNNNNNNNNNNSNFKIQIQIKDLSDCYCDLKIQTIPSCFYRGIHGFIIVYDINDHIAYNNIPKWIEEINSFSMKNSKIIVVCNDSNSKTPNFSDSSSSSSSSSSSNIIPLNKNTKNKVVGGVGVDPILANKLFQSLSIPHFIVSVDTNENIKMAFNSLKTLIFENNPLFQFFKLQGDDNNNNNNNNNNNNNNNNNNNNNNNNNNNNLNYLNNLNNLNNLNNENNINNNSLNNNNNNNNNNNNNNNNNNNNNNNNNNNNNNNNNNNNNNNNNTYNNDLKTNKKSLEIKKHNSNIEKKEVKQNIKDKKNKNKNKNACTCNLM, via the coding sequence atgtcaaaaaccaatcaaaatttaacaatAGATAAAGtaatagataataataataatatttatttgttaaaattattaatgattggTGGAGATGTCTGCTCAAAAAATGGTATATCAATGgttgaaaaatttttaaaacatgataaaaatttaattcaagtttttgatgattatgattCAACTGatgaatatattaattttaaaatgaaattaaatgaatttagtTCTATTGATACAAGTAATAGCATAAACAATGGTATTATTTAttcagaaaataataaaaataaaaataataataataattataattataataataataattataataataataataataataataataataataataataataataataataataataataataataataataataataattcaaattttaaaattcaaattcaaataaaagatttatcaGATTGTTATTgcgatttaaaaattcaaacgATACCAAGTTGTTTCTATAGAGGAATTCATGGttttataattgtttatGATATAAATGATCATATAGCATACAATAATATACCAAAATGGATAGaagaaataaattcattttcaatgaaaaactcaaaaataatagtagtttgtaatgattcaaattcaaaaacacCAAATTTTTCagattcttcatcttcttcctcttcatcatcatcatcaaatataaTACCACTAAACaaaaatactaaaaataaagtgGTTGggggtgttggtgttgaccCAATACTggcaaataaattatttcaatctTTATCAATACCACATTTTATTGTTTCAGTTGatacaaatgaaaatataaagatggcatttaattctttaaaaactttaatttttgaaaataatcctttatttcaatttttcaaACTACAAggagatgataataataataataataataataataataataataataataataataataataataataataataataataataataataataatttaaattatttaaataatttaaataatttaaataatttaaataatgaaaataatataaacaataatagtttaaataataataataataataataataataataataataataataataataataataataataataataataataataataataataataataataataataataataataataataataataatacttatAATAAcgatttaaaaacaaataaaaaatcccttgaaataaaaaaacataattcaaatattgaaaaaaaagaagtaaaacaaaatataaaagataaaaaaaataaaaataaaaataaaaatgcaTGCACATGTAATTTAATGTGA
- the eIF4g gene encoding eukaryotic translation initiation factor 4 gamma, with product MNFRYQPNQQPYQPPQHNNNSNNRGIPTNYQQYPPQNYQQYPPQQYYQAPINPQQFYPGPPQQPNFVSQQTGPIPQQPPGFNNQSPIPQQQPQQPQQPQPSQPSPIPQQPLSPQSSSPSSPQHVVIQPNQPNQQQQNANRKQSALKPSVQHNTIPNIPRTHSAPPSLEEQQQQHQHQNNIKGFTPEKRTPIQHSPQYVIPPQQFGKPIYPNPQQMYFQQQPPYPYYGQPPVVPVVNQMIPQTTVKKTLEIIDPKTNEKVIITSPPKSSTNSTVLPTSNTSSSSSSPTNANGSSTPSGSGYVTSFSSGNVNLRKNKQSGETTPIKQDAASTTTSTPATPSSKAESTTEAETTSKPSTPTTVDSVSSTTTPDKSNVVTAAATTTAAATTTTTTTDTTTTTTTPEAETSTTTPATEVQSPVETTKEEQPKEEVKPTEVQPPVEPTKEEPIKEEPTNEEPTKEEPAKVEPIKEEPSVVESTTTDTKEEPIIVAEEKKQEETPVTPVTEKKEEPIVKPETPVTDSTAASTTVEKESTDSTTTATVSTTAAATTTNGKVEEELEEWEKKGEEDFNIVQSSDSSTSITPATSLVFRNSGEKIVYSKELMMSLKPKSMEEPTGPLKDLKNQIETNTNQNQLNRSGNKIGGNQQNKNMGMGGMNMNPNYPPQMNMKYPPQMNMKYPPKNYNNQVQGQQQQQQGNPNFNKYAPGYQYQQQIQQGMPPPTLQPNPYQPQQATYGITFSRDPVQPSISSQPVNEKRWVPTKVNALDDSQKVLRKANFILNKITPEKFDVLTEELLELGIVDDEKVHKGTIDLIFDKALNESKFCTMYTNLCKKIFEFEKVKKEIAKRAVFEKIGVIETENYHKMSNKQRDEFDQEHNVKAVFRTLLLSTCQKEYEKIPFETVDKVPEDLKPEEKTDFEEGQFKERKRIFGLIKFIGELFKQQMLSEKIVHGIMVSLIGELQRPSEIKLECFCKLLSIVGKTLSQNEQASKYLTSYFQRMQQLVDNSQTLSQRIRFLIQNVMDLKNSNWTLKVDESAKTLKEVEATQNKQEDNRKSNPTGVKNTSNVKNMFNASFNFGGPNVKPMMAPPMNYNKNAPGIKPPAQFQPKPYPYNNNYNNQQQQQQHFGGGNNMMNNNNNNYNRGPMGNMNNNMNNNMNNNNMNNMNSNNSTSNNSANSEIQKKWDAVSTSITDSINEFLELKDEEEFMECVKSYVPSTDLYPHVISQLISTACSKQKDEPLIKKLIFASVFDKKLFTTAQFKSGYELFISSLPDLFEDRPSAFKSVASVFYSFVLNQEGLITITQFANAFTKVLDDCGSSIPKILFEFILQFEDPKKAAQLFVDNKVGVQGFFTEKDFSKITQTAISYNKDLQPFFDIVKL from the exons ATGAATTTTAGATATCAACCAAATCAACAACCATATCAACCACCccaacacaacaacaatagcaataatagaGGTATTCCAACCAATTATCAACAATATCCACctcaaaattatcaacaatatCCACCACAACAATATTATCAAGCACCAATAAATCCACAACAATTCTACCCAGgtccaccacaacaaccaaattTTGTTTCACAACAAACAGGACCaataccacaacaaccacctgGTTTCAATAATCAATCACCAattccacaacaacaaccacaacaaccacaacaaccacaaccatcCCAACCATCACCAATTCCACAACAACCTTTATCACctcaatcatcatcaccatcttcaCCACAACATGTTGTAATTCAACCAAACCAaccaaatcaacaacaacaaaatgcaAATAGAAAACAAAGTGCTTTGAAACCATCAGTTCAACAT aatACTATACCAAATATACCAAGAACTCATTCAGCACCGCCAAGTTTGGAagagcaacaacaacaacatcaacatcaaaatAACATTAAAGGATTTACACCAGAGAAGAGAACACCAATTCAACATTCACCTCAATATGTGATTCCTCCACAACAATTTGGTAAGCCAATATATCCAAATCCACAACAAATGtattttcaacaacaacctccATATCCTTATTATGGACAACCACCAGTTGTGCCAGTGGTTAATCAAATGATTCCTCAAACTACAGTGAAGAAAACATTGGAAATTATTGATCCAAAAACCAATGAAAAGGTCATCATTACATCACCACCAAAATCTTCAACAAACTCGACAGTCTTACCAACTTCAaatacatcatcatcatcatcatcaccaaccaATGCTAATGGCAGCTCAACTCCTTCAGGTAGTGGTTATGTCACTTCATTCAGTAGTGGTAATGTTAATTTGAGAAAGAATAAACAATCTGGTGAAACTACCCCAATTAAACAAGATGCTGCTTCAACCACAACTTCAACACCTGCCACTCCATCTTCAAAAGCAGAGTCAACCACTGAAGCTGAAACTACTAGTAAACCTTCAACTCCTACTACCGTTGATTCTGTCTCAAGTACTACAACTCCAGACAAATCAAATGTTGTTACTGCTGCTGCTACCACCACTGCCGccgccaccaccaccactactactactgatactaccactaccaccactacacCAGAAGCTGAAACTTCAACCACCACTCCAGCAACTGAAGTTCAATCACCAGTGGAAACAACCAAGGAAGAGCAACCAAAAGAAGAGGTTAAACCAACTGAAGTCCAACCACCAGTGGAACCAACAAAGGAAGAACCAATAAAGGAAGAACCAACAAATGAAGAACCAACAAAAGAAGAACCAGCCAAGGTAGAACCAATTAAAGAAGAGCCATCAGTTGTTGAATCTACTACTACCGACACCAAAGAAGAACCAATCATTGTTGCTGAAGAGAAAAAGCAAGAAGAGACACCAGTAACTCCAGTAACTGAAAAGAAAGAGGAGCCAATTGTTAAACCAGAAACTCCAGTTACTGATTCAACTGCTGCTAGTACTACTGTTGAAAAAGAATCAACTGATTCAACCACTACAGCAACTGTATCAACTACAGctgcagcaacaacaacaaatggtAAGGTTGAAGAAGAACTTGAAGAATGGGAAAAGAAAGGAGAAGAAGATTTCAATATTGTTCAATCATCTGATTCATCAACTTCTATTACACCAGCTACATCATTGGTATTTAGAAATAGTGGtgaaaaaattgtttattcaAAGGAATTGATGATGAGTCTCAAACCAAAATCAATGGAAGAACCAACTGGTCCATTAAAGGATTTGAAGAATCAAATTGAAACCAATaccaatcaaaatcaattgaatagATCAGGCAATAAGATTGGTGGTAatcaacaaaacaaaaacatgGGTATGGGTGGTATGAATATGAATCCAAACTATCCACCACAAATGAATATGAAATATCCACCACAAATGAATATGAAATATCCACCAAAGAACTATAACAACCAAGTTCAaggtcaacaacaacaacaacaaggtAATCCAAACTTTAATAAATATGCACCAGGTTAtcaataccaacaacaaattcaacaaggTATGCCACCACCAACTTTACAACCAAATCCATACCAACCACAACAAGCAACCTATGGTATCACCTTCTCTAGAGATCCAGTTCAACCATCAATCTCTTCTCAACCAGTCAATGAAAAACGTTGGGTTCCAACCAAAGTCAATGCATTGGATGACAGTCAAAAGGTATTGAGAAAGGCAAATTTCATTCTCAATAAGATTACACCAGAGAAATTCGATGTTCTCACTGAAGAGTTATTGGAGCTTGGTATTGTAGATGATGAAAAAGTTCACAAAGGTACCATTGATTTAATCTTTGACAAAGCACTCAATGAAAGTAAATTCTGTACTATGTACACCAATTTATGTAAGAAAatctttgaatttgaaaaggttaaaaaagagattgcCAAGAGAGCAGTCTTTGAAAAGATTGGTGTCATTGAAACCGAAAACTACCATAAGATGAGCAACAAACAAAGAGATGAATTCGATCAAGAACATAATGTCAAAGCAGTTTTTAGAACTCTTTTACTCTCTACTTGTCAAAAGGAATATGAAAAGATTCCATTTGAAACCGTCGATAAAGTACCAGAGGATTTGAAACCAGAGGAGAAAACTGATTTCGAAGAAGGTCAATTCAAAGAGAGAAAACGTATCTTTGGTCTCATCAAATTCATTGGTGAATTGTTTAAACAACAAATGTTATCAGAAAAGATCGTTCATGGTATTATGGTCTCATTGATTGGTGAACTTCAACGTCCATCCGAAATTAAATTGGAATGTTTCTGTAAACTCTTATCCATCGTTGGTAAAACTCTTAGTCAAAATGAACAAGCCTCTAAATATTTGACATCTTATTTCCAAAGAATGCAACAATTGGTCGATAACTCTCAAACACTCTCTCAACGTATTCGTTTCCTCATTCAAAATGTCATGGATTTAAAGAATAGCAATTGGACTCTTAAGGTTGATGAATCCGCTAAAACTCTCAAAGAAGTTGAAGCTACTCAAAATAAACAAGAAGATAATCGTAAATCTAATCCAACCGGTGTAAAGAATACCtcaaatgttaaaaatatGTTTAATGCTTCATTCAATTTCGGTGGTCCAAATGTTAAACCAATGATGGCTCCTCCAatgaattataataaaaatgctCCAGGCATTAAACCACCTGCTCAATTCCAACCAAAACCATAtccatataataataattataataatcaacagcagcaacaacaacattttggtggtggtaataatatgatgaacaacaacaataataattataatagagGTCCAATGGGTAATATGAATAACAATATGAATAacaatatgaataataataatatgaataatatgaatagtaataattcaacttcaaataattcagCCAATTCagaaattcaaaagaaatgGGATGCTGTATCAACATCAATCACTGATAGTATTAATGAATTCTTAGAACttaaagatgaagaagagtTTATGGAATGTGTAAAGAGTTATGTTCCATCAACAGATCTTTATCCACATGTTATCTCACAATTGATCAGTACTGCATGTTCCAAACAAAAGGATGAGCCATTGATCAAGAAATTAATCTTTGCCTCggtttttgataaaaaactTTTCACAACAGCTCAATTCAAGAGTGGTTATGAATTGTTCATCTCTTCATTACCAGATTTATTCGAAGATCGTCCATCTGCCTTTAAATCGGTCGCTTCTGTATTCTATAGTTTTGTATTAAATCAAGAGGGTCTCATCACCATTACACAATTTGCCAATGCTTTCACAAAGGTTTTGGATGATTGTGGTTCTTCCATTCCAAAGATTCTCTTTGAATTTATACTCCAATTTGAAGATCCAAAGAAAGCTGCTCAATTGTTTGTTGATAACAAAGTTGGTGTTCAAGGTTTCTTTACTGAAAAAGATTTCTCAAAAATTACCCAAACTGCAATCTCTTACAACAAAGATCTTCAACcattttttgatattgttaaactttaa